The Methanobacterium alcaliphilum genome segment AAGCTTAAAATAATCAAATACAGTGAAATTGTAGTTTTAGTGAGTTTAATGGCATTATTGATTGTTTCTATATTTAAATCGTTTATATTATCGCCAATTGTATAAACATTAATTTTTTCAAGTTTTATATCCAGAGCACCAGCTACAGCTGCCATTGAGTAACCGGAATTAGGGCTTGGAGGTTTCCTGGCGTCTCTCAACATTATACGGTAACTATTTCTCCAGTTCATTTTCAGCAAAAAAGCAGACAATACCACTATTAAGCCCGTGATACGGGCAGGTATATAATTCAAAAGATCATCTATATTTGCTGGGAACCATCCAATAACCATCAATTCTTTAGTTTTATAGCCCACCATAGCATCCAGTGTATTTATAACTCGATAAAACATGGCACCTGGAAGTCCGAATAAAAATGCGAAAAATAATGGGGATGCTACAGAATCAGTTATATTCTCAGATAAACTTTCTATAGTGGCAGATATAAGTTGTTCAGAAGTAAGATTTGATGTATCTCTGCTGACTAAATATGAAACAGATTTACGAGTCTTATCCAAATCAATTTGAAGTTCATCCTCGATTTTCTGTGAAGATTTAATTAAAAATTTTATTGAAAAAGTAGATGATAGTAAGATAGTGGAAATAGTAAATGTTAAAATTATATGGTTTTTAGTTAAATTAAGTATCAATAAAGTTGAAAGCACAAATATAAGAGATATTATTAAAGTTAAGATGAAACCAGATATTTTATGATTTATTTTGATTAAGTGAGTTTTGAATAGATTAATTATATTTCCCATCCAGACTACAGGATGCAAGGCTGAAGGCAATTCGCCAAAAACAACATCTAAAGCAACGGCTGAAAAAATCATCAATAATATTAAAATTTCCATGCAAGTTTATTAGAAAGCTATTAATATTAATGATATGTATTTTAAATAGAAATAAAATCAGATAATCATTTATAATTTATTAGGGGATTGGTGAGCAAT includes the following:
- a CDS encoding cobalamin biosynthesis protein yields the protein MIFSAVALDVVFGELPSALHPVVWMGNIINLFKTHLIKINHKISGFILTLIISLIFVLSTLLILNLTKNHIILTFTISTILLSSTFSIKFLIKSSQKIEDELQIDLDKTRKSVSYLVSRDTSNLTSEQLISATIESLSENITDSVASPLFFAFLFGLPGAMFYRVINTLDAMVGYKTKELMVIGWFPANIDDLLNYIPARITGLIVVLSAFLLKMNWRNSYRIMLRDARKPPSPNSGYSMAAVAGALDIKLEKINVYTIGDNINDLNIETINNAIKLTKTTISLYLIILSLIIFIIFQAMHMVSF